Sequence from the Acropora muricata isolate sample 2 chromosome 10, ASM3666990v1, whole genome shotgun sequence genome:
TTCTCTTTAAATGATCAAAATCTTTCTTCAGATATTAAATGTTTATTGATCAGTTTGGATGATGTCTGGTTTAACTTAGCTGCCACAGGAAGTGtaaaggagaaaagaaaacggaaCATAGTCGATCGGAAGTGTTTTTCCCTCAAACCTCATCACTAATAAGATTTCAGTATTTTAGTCTGCATTGCTATTTGCACCACACCTGCTTGGACATCATGAAATATTCTGTACCCAGTTGGATGGGAATGAAGGAAATGTCTCAGCCTTTTGCAGTGTATCAGTATTTGTCAAACATCAATTACTTCTGTTGGCTTTCTTGCTAGTGTCCTAATATGGTCGGGATTGAGCACTTATCCAGACGAAATTTTGGTACGTTAAAAATAAGGAAGTTTCTCCTCCAAATGCTTAATCTcctttgaaagcaaaaatcCTCGCCCAATGTTGGCTTATGTTTTGATTATAAATAAGTTGAAATGACAGAAAAACCTTGTTCGGGCGATTGATGATGGTATAATTTTGGGAGGACTTGATATAACATCTCAGGAAaggcaacaccaattttactgtAGCAGCAGCAAATTAGCACAAGTTACAACagaaacaactactaactagtttTAAGTGAACATAAGTATCTTGGTCAGATTTCAGGAGCATATCTATCAAAAGAGTAAAATACACAATTCATTGAAAGGAATCAATGCAAATTTCGCACATTTGTTTATTAGCTGAATGGTAAATCATTTGGTTTCACTGAGTGATTCACTGGAAGATGATAAGTCAAGCATCTGCCATGATCGATATTCTATTATGGGCTAGCACGAGAAATTGTCAGTGTTTCATGATAAACTAAATTACTTAAGCTAGagtcaaagacaaaaaaagaaagcaattcaGCTAAGGGGCTAGTTGTGCAATGTCCTGAATACAGTGAAAATCGTGTTCTGAGCAGAAACAAATTTTCGCCCACACGAGACGgaaaaaacaggaaaacataTGAGGCAGATGTATTTCAATATTGCAGGTGATGCAATAGAGAATGACTAGAAATAACCTCGATTTTCTGAAGCAATGAATTCTTTTGGTtgcaaaagtttcttttttcctgcaatcaTGCTTAGTCATCAAATTGCCATTGCATGATATATTGCTTTGGTTCTACTTGTCTTCCTGCGGGCTTATACTGGTCAAATCATTTGAAACTCAACATTTAATGTCAAATCCGGTTTTATTTAGCGTGGTTAATAACCAAGTGCTTTTTCCGTTTTCCTTCATTGCGAAATGGATGTATTTCTCTCCAGTTTTCCAAAATCGCGACCGTGGGTCTTGCGTTTGGGACTTGAGCCGCCAAATGctgaaattttgttttactCTTTCTCTGAGAAGTGCTTTCTTGCTTTTCAACGGTACCTTGCATGTGACAATTTCACGCTGGCTACTTTTGCCTCGTTattatttgacaaaaataaccTTACCGGTAAGGAATACAATAGCTTGGATCAAGGCATGCATGAAAAATTGGTGTTACTATTTATCTATCCCTCAAAATAACTTTTTAAAGGATTCCGCGCTGTAAACGCAAAAGGATTGGTCAAAAGAGAAGGAAGACATTACCTGTATTGATCACGTACAAAGCAGAGCGGAACTTAACGGCTGACTGCATGTTGTCTGAGTTTACACGAGGTCTCCTTCTTTTTAAAAGCTATATCATTGACAAAACCGCTTTTTCAATGAGGACACGGTCATATTATTGTATGTCTGCCGACATGCATCTCTTCTGTTTTAAGATTCAAGCAATTCTCGAACTCATTGAtgactcgctctgacgaagggctaacgctcgaaacgttagctttctaaatctttcacggtggtaattcaacctttatcaactcgtttgataaaaccaaatttttgttttgatctcccccaccgacgcagcaccacagtatctttagaaactagaaattcattgaTGATTTGGCTTGAAGGACAACTAATTGTTCATGTCGGTTAAGACCTCACTCTCTATCAACCGGCAAATCGATGCAGAAATTCGAAGAACTGAACAGTGTTGCCGCTAATCTTTTAGATGATGTCTCATCTAGACTAGAACACCTCTGTTAAATATATTAAATTTCAAATGGCTTATAAACAAACGTAACTggtaagaaaaagaaagacgGTAGCTTGACCAGCCTCAGTTGAAGAAATCACTCCTCTTCAATTCTTTCTCTCTAAGAGGAGCTGTGTATGTGTTTCTAGCTGTGAATGGACATTTCACATTGAACGTTTACTGTATTTTGGAAAGATAAGTATTAAGGTCTAATCACACCTTCCCGAAAGAATGCATTGCTTAAAAACACATAGTTTTCATGTGACCCAGTTCAAAGAGATAGACAACAGAGCGGAACATGGCAGCCCTAAAAGCTGAGACACAGCTAGTTTGACAACgtaattttgaaaagaaagcaaaatataGTATCTAAAAGGTGCGGCACATATAAATGATGAAAAGCCCTTCTACGAGATATCCCTTCAACACTTGATGGATACCAAGAACCTGTGGGCAATCTAACAAAGCCAAAATACAATTTAGACCGCTTATTTATTGCAAACTAATTCTGTGTGTGTTCGGTGATCATAGCTATTTTAGTTTAGGTTACCGTACAAGAAAACTCGCCACACAATTCCTCCTTGAAAGCTGCTGTTAAACCCACATCTTCACCCAATCATTTTAACTTGCTTTCTCTCTCCTCGTGAAACTGGTGAATAACGACGCATTCATGAGGTAAAGATAACTATCGAACAAAATGGTTAGTTCTAAACGGAAACCGAGATACTATGGAGTGAAACACGAAGAGCTTACACTGGAAACGTCATCTgctatttctttaataattcGTGTGTTAAAATCTAATTTAGCTAAATCCTACCGTTCATGTTAAACTAATAGGGTATTGTATCTAAAACAACATGCTTCAGTTTAACTTATTTGGTTTTGAACTATATCAACCAAATGTTCTATATTAATTTTCAAGCAGCTGAGCCAGGTTTATCGGAGCCTGGCTGTGATGGTACCGCAGAGGAGCTCATAGACCCTTATTACGCAGATGATTCAAGACCTGAAGTCAGAGTTCAGATATTaaacctgaaagaaaacaaagccacaaAATCAGTGGGAGATTACGACAGTCAGGTGGGCTCTTCGGAAGTAACGATCATTGCCCGCGCAGaggaagaaattaaaagaattCGCGTCTATATTCAACCATGCCCTGAAACGACCACTCGATCGCCGGATGCAACAGGTAAACTTTCCCGAAGAGAATTGGGTCTGAATTGAACAAGCCAATCTACCGTTTATCCAGGAAACGATCAATCTTCTCCCATAGCAGACAACGGAAGGAACAGTGTTGAAGAGCAGTCTTAAGTATAAAAGTCTGATGGCGCTTGGGCGTGCACCTAAGAATCCCGGTTCTTTCTTCACAGGATATGATGATCCTTGGACGGACATTAGAGCGCACAAATCTTGAAACGTATTAttaaaatgaatatttttttttccgttggAACTACAATTCAATGCTTATTGGGCATGTGTGAATGAGCCCCAATTTCACAATGACTCACAACGAAACGAAATGCTCTCCATATCGCAGCCTAGTAAGATATGCTCGAATTGCTTTCTGTAATGAAGTAGCTTATAGATTTCGACAAACTGGTTCCCTAATTTTTAACCTCTGATTTAACCCTTTGAGTCGAAATGTTTTCACGGACAGGTACGTTAATACATTTATCGACCAAACTATTTAACTGGCCAAAATGAAGTCACTGTGCAAAATCCAGCCTTTCTTTTGCTTCATCTTTCACCCATATTTTTATAGGCCCGGTTGAGCTACGTGCTCATTTGCAGTACTACGACCACAAGCAGACTGTTCTTTCAGTGGATCTAAACAGTTTCCACAAAGAACAAGTGACTCGAACTGCTTGTCGACAAAGCAGTACTGATATTGCTGAAAGAAACCTCTTCGAGTTGGTAATTATGGTAGGCTTACGAACGGGGAACATTTCTACTGTCAAATCCAAGCCATTCAGGATAGGCATAAAATCACAACAAATGGTAAAAGACATTGAACAAGATAACTCAGGTAAGTTAATTGGACGGTCAAAGGTGAATAAAACATAGACTCGGTATAACGATAACCCTTTCCTCTAGCTATATCATGATAACAAGAGTATTTTCCATTTTCTGCCCCCTTTAATTCAACCTTTTACCAAGTGTCCCGATAACATAAAAGCTAGCTAGGTTTTGAAGTCCTCTTCGCGATCTTTAGCAACCAATTATGAGTGGTCACGCTTTTAAAATGGCTGACAAAGATGTCGATGTTAAATATGCTCATGGTCTCTTTTCTCGAAGGAAATGACACATGGGTATTTTATATGTCGTTTTCTGATAGATCCGTTCGATGAAGGAGCCCAGGAAGTGCCTTCCTATTCCTGCGAGGTTGTTGCCTCTAACTCTATGATGGATTCTGATTTTCCCGAGAGTTTCGATGGTAAGGTCTATACTCTCATGATCGTGATACTTTAAATACTTATCAAGGTTATGAGTAAACAAGGCGTCTTTTGAAAGAGTTGGCTTTGTGTCGAATGATAAAAAAGATGTAATAATGCGGGATGAAATCTTCAAAATGTGGCTTGATAGTTAACTGCGATGCTATTTTTGGGTGGAACGTGTACTAGTCAATCCTGATGTAAAGTGTTGTAATAAAACGATGCAATGATGAAGACGTTTTGCCTTTTCTTGAAAGAGAAGTCAGAGACTCGCTTCGGAAAATTTAAATGAAGTGAACTCGGGAATCATCAATTCAGGCTTTTTCCTCCTTTCATTGTTGGAATAAAATGCACATTGGTTTCCATGAGGAAACTAAAGAAGCAGACATTTTGGTAGGGTTTTATGCCCATCTGACCAAATTGTAGacttgttagggttagggatttGAATTCGATTTGTTTCGCTATTTTGCAGAATCTTTGGACACAAACACGGTTGTCAACAGAGTGGCTTCAAAGCTTCGTCAAGAGCTTGCCAGGCTCAATTTAAGAGATTCATTTCACAGTTCGCCTCCAGTCTTGAGAACGGATCCCTTGATATTCGGCAAAGTTGTTCTTCGACCAGACACAACTCTGGATAAGAAGAAGGTGAGGTGAACGAAAAATTTATTCCACAAGAACACGAATCGTGCACGTTTTAAGAATCTCGTGATTTGAACCCATAACGATAGATTGACAGTCGCTACTGTCGTCGGCAGTACTTGTAGATGGCATTCGTTCGAAATCTTTCCTACACTGTATTTTTACCATTACTTATGACCAAACCttaaaatttcctttttctttaacTTGGAAATAATTGCGTAACATGGTATCTCCTTCTGCAACACAATTCTCGGTGTAAAAGTAGGAACTTCCATGAAATTAATTTCAATCTCGAGCCGTCAATGAGGTAAAGAGTACAAGAAGCTGTATTCTTCGTTTGTCAATTATACAGAGCTGACATGTTCTATTTTAATGATCCAGGTATCTTCTTACTACAATCGGGATTCTCGTGCACGTTATGTGGTTGAGCAGCCTGATCTCCCGGTTCTTTTGAAACTTATGAGTCGGACCACAACTTGCACAAGCGGTGGACGAAGAAGAGCAAATGGATTCAAGACTGCTGAGGAAGATTTCTGGTGGGCCTGTGGATTGTGTTTTTTTGAAAGGCGAAAGAAATCAACGGTTAAAGCACACGTGGCACAAAGGGTGTGTCAGAAAACATCTTTaagaaaagaaatgagacaGAGAAGAAAAGCAATAGGACATTTGAAACGATATTCAAGCTGCGAATTTAATAGCGAAAGATTTGAGGGGTTTGATCAATTCACGTGGAACAGTCCTCTTTCTGTTTAGTCCTGTCATATACACAAGGTTCATTCACCGTAACCTACCATTATGGGATCTTTCCTTTCATGGACCGCGTTTATAGTTTATGAGATCGAAATTGTCAAAGTTAAGCACCCGTGGTTCACTTGTCAGTCGACGGATATTAAACACAATTGGTCGAAGTGCGAGGAAAAAAAGGCCTTAGCTTCCATCCTACTTTCTTGACCGTCGATAAGATGGTTTCGTCTGGATCATACCCACTCTTACCGGAATAAGTGTAGAGCAAGATTGATTTACAAGACTTAGATCTCTTTTTCTTGCGTAGCGATCTCCTCAactaaaatgaaattatttattttctctttctttgtaaAATATCCATTGCATGACGCTGTCAAGTTGCACTAATCTTGgtctgtttttttcttgctcTGGACTTCTGGATCTTTCAATGTTCAAGTTAAATCGTAAAGGAAGTAGCATTATACTGTCGTCTCCAAACTgtaattcttcttcttctccagTTACTCTCTGTTCAATACCTATCATTAAAATATTCCAAAGAGTCCAGAAAATTTATTGGTTATCGATTTTTGTCTTATAAAATTTCCCTATTTCAGACGAAATGAAGAGTCGCTAAAGTTTTCGCATCCTGACCGAAGTTGCTCAAATAGAGATATAATCAGACGCCACTGACTCCAGTACCTCGTTGCTTTAACTCGTTTTGCTTGATCAATTAGATCTTTTTACCACTGAAACGTATATCACCAACGATTTCCTCATATTGCTGATATAGCTCAAAATATTGATTCACTTAATTCCAATCGAAGACTTTGCGAAAATGAGGTTTCGTGTAACTTCGAAAACTGGGTGTGGTCAATTAAAGCCTCTCAAAGGAAATTGTCAGGCACATGTGTTAAAAATTTCCACTTTCTGCCCTCCACTAAAGACGCACTCATCAGATTAGATGTGGAGAGCATTGAACTTTAGTCGTCTTCAGAAAGCAGATTTGACAGCCAGACATTTGCCTTCGTCAAAGCGTATATGCATGCAGCAGGCGATTTTTATTCTCAGTTTGTATGTGGACGTATATATTCACTTAATGGCGAAGAATGTTATTGGTCTGCATTATTAAAAAACTCTCCAGACCAGTCTTGGGCATTTTCGTTCTGAAGATGATAAAAAACTTTTATTGAATTATTTACAACTCGTAAACGAATTTGCCACATTAAATAGAAAGCTTTCTTGTATACCCTAACCCACAGAAATTTACTCTAAGAAACTAGGACAGCCTAGGTAGCAATTGGCTAGGAAAGGAGAGTAAACTAAATCATGTAAGTTCGAGGGTTCCCGGTAAGGAAACTTGTCGCCCGATAAAATAGACATGAAGTCCGTAACCAGGATTATCCATCCCTTGGTCTTGATCCATCAGTTTACGATTTAATCTAAATTTACGAGCTGACAAGATTGATTGGACGTTATGACCATAGAGCCTTAGATTGGTCCGCAATAACTAAGAAAACGGAGGATTGTTGGTGTTAAATACAATATCCAGGCCGTGGTGATTATGAGTGTGCATTTCGCGAGAGAAATGATAGTTCTATAAAAATACACTTAGTGGACCCCATTCTACTGGGCATCAAGATTATGGATTATGGACTTCTGACCAGGCTGTCAATTCAAATTCCAACATTTCGTTGCTTTGGGAGAAGGGCGATGtaggaaggaaaaaaagcaaaaaagtaaAAGACGTTTGTAGGCCTAGAAAAGCAACAACCAGGGCCATTGCAAATGTTAATTTCAGTCAATAAAGGCCATTGGCTGCACCTGTCGGAAAGAGCATGGTACTTTTATTGTCAGCAGAAAATGAAGAGGTCGAGTGAATAATTGATCAGGAATGTTCTCATTTATTGCGTCAGGCATGTGAATGTTTCGGGTCGACTTAAATGTCTTCGTTTTTGATCAACGTCTATCAGGGCTTAGTTCCGCTCTCTTTTGCTTGACAAACGACCATTGCCGGATAGATAGATTCGTTCTTCTCAAAAACTCCTCAGCTTTCTAATACCGTAAAGGATTGATTTGTCGTACAGAAATGACAGGTAATAAGTGCCATTCGAATGCAAACAAAAAGTTGACAAACTTGGAATAGAATATTATTTTCACCTTGCTCGGAACATCAGCTGTCCTCTCCGTGCTCTTTCTCTTCCTTTATCTCTATATGTAGTACTATTTCTAAATCTATGTAATTTAATGCTTCTCTTTTACAGGATAGTAAGTCTTGTACTTTCATTGACGATCGAGTCTCTCATTTTCAAGCCCTATCGGCTACTTTCCTTCAGTCAAATCGTGTTGGGACTTTTGTTTCCTTGTCTAGGGCCAGGCGCCGAAGCTTCTCATACGAGCGCGTGAGTAAATGATCGTCtgttgaaactgaaaatcaTCGATTGGAATCTGATTTAAAGGCTTATTTTTCAAGAGAGTTGGGGAGTTCTAAAATCCGCTCTTGCGTGAAGTGGATTGAAGACACGTTATTTCTTTAAACTCGAAATCGAACGCTTTGCCCGCAATTTTGTTACTTCGATTTTAATGATGTCGAAGTTTGTACATGGGAAAAATAGAACGTGCTCGCGCGCGCTCTCCATCCGATCTTTTTTTCCGAAGAGGCGATTGATACTGGCATCGCTTAGACGGTATTGAAAAATCACTTCCTCCTTCCAAAGTGACTCGGGCGAGGGCCTCTGTCCTTACCTGAATGAATAAAAACCATGATCGGCATAAGGAACACTGGAGACTTTTGCATTGTGCACTCTGTCAAGGTCTGCATGGGAAATTATTCGCACATGACGGCACGATTGAAGTCGCTAGCATACTCTGAGCCTGCTATTCTTCTTCTTTGCAACCACTTGCCTCAAAATACTTACCATTGGCCAGAAATTGGGCATTGGAAATAAATCTATTAATTGCTGGTTGGAAAGCAGAGAACGTGTCAGTCCTGTGCAATATCTTCTTTTTTGAGATGAAAAAGACACCTTCTAATCAATTTTCAAACACGGGATCTAATGCccaaaattactcaattttgcTAATTATCATTCCTTCTCGGTTATGTCATTGGCACACTACGTTGCTGGTTCAGTTATCTAAACTTTAGAAGCAAAATATATTTGCTCCAAGTAGCAGTTGCAGTAGTCTCGTGTAATTGTTGATTTTTATTACCAAGTTGATAAatgtataaaaaaaagaaaccattaAATCGGCAAATAGACAGTGTTTACAGTTCATTGTTTGTGCTTAATCCACGCAGTTATTTATCACGAAATCAGCCTTAATTTTAAATGATAATTCATTTACTTGTCTTCTGAGTCCCCCTCACCATAttgtataaattattatatttatt
This genomic interval carries:
- the LOC136931055 gene encoding uncharacterized protein isoform X1, whose protein sequence is MSFFAFDPELEQKLNDIDEFIKTQCGDLTGGFDQSEWLLPSQAGEAPMHASSCNLKAAEPGLSEPGCDGTAEELIDPYYADDSRPEVRVQILNLKENKATKSVGDYDSQVGSSEVTIIARAEEEIKRIRVYIQPCPETTTRSPDATGPVELRAHLQYYDHKQTVLSVDLNSFHKEQVTRTACRQSSTDIAERNLFELVIMVGLRTGNISTVKSKPFRIGIKSQQMVKDIEQDNSDPFDEGAQEVPSYSCEVVASNSMMDSDFPESFDESLDTNTVVNRVASKLRQELARLNLRDSFHSSPPVLRTDPLIFGKVVLRPDTTLDKKKVSSYYNRDSRARYVVEQPDLPVLLKLMSRTTTCTSGGRRRANGFKTAEEDFWWACGLCFFERRKKSTVKAHVAQRVCQKTSLRKEMRQRRKAIGHLKRYSSCEFNSERFEGFDQFTWNSPLSV
- the LOC136931055 gene encoding uncharacterized protein isoform X3, coding for MQRSEISKTITDGTQLMILLLAEPGLSEPGCDGTAEELIDPYYADDSRPEVRVQILNLKENKATKSVGDYDSQVGSSEVTIIARAEEEIKRIRVYIQPCPETTTRSPDATGPVELRAHLQYYDHKQTVLSVDLNSFHKEQVTRTACRQSSTDIAERNLFELVIMVGLRTGNISTVKSKPFRIGIKSQQMVKDIEQDNSDPFDEGAQEVPSYSCEVVASNSMMDSDFPESFDESLDTNTVVNRVASKLRQELARLNLRDSFHSSPPVLRTDPLIFGKVVLRPDTTLDKKKVSSYYNRDSRARYVVEQPDLPVLLKLMSRTTTCTSGGRRRANGFKTAEEDFWWACGLCFFERRKKSTVKAHVAQRVCQKTSLRKEMRQRRKAIGHLKRYSSCEFNSERFEGFDQFTWNSPLSV
- the LOC136931055 gene encoding uncharacterized protein isoform X2, which encodes MSFFAFDPELEQKLNDIDEFIKTQCGDLTGGFDQSEWLLPSQAGEAPMHASSCNLKAEPGLSEPGCDGTAEELIDPYYADDSRPEVRVQILNLKENKATKSVGDYDSQVGSSEVTIIARAEEEIKRIRVYIQPCPETTTRSPDATGPVELRAHLQYYDHKQTVLSVDLNSFHKEQVTRTACRQSSTDIAERNLFELVIMVGLRTGNISTVKSKPFRIGIKSQQMVKDIEQDNSDPFDEGAQEVPSYSCEVVASNSMMDSDFPESFDESLDTNTVVNRVASKLRQELARLNLRDSFHSSPPVLRTDPLIFGKVVLRPDTTLDKKKVSSYYNRDSRARYVVEQPDLPVLLKLMSRTTTCTSGGRRRANGFKTAEEDFWWACGLCFFERRKKSTVKAHVAQRVCQKTSLRKEMRQRRKAIGHLKRYSSCEFNSERFEGFDQFTWNSPLSV